The Marinilongibacter aquaticus genome has a window encoding:
- a CDS encoding sulfatase family protein, with product MKTKSILVMAALAFAAFCCKPKEEAKKPNILFCIADDWGWPHALDYGDSVVQTPAFNQLAKEGVLFDQAFISSPSCTPSRGAVLTGQDFWRLGEGANLWSSLDSTLPVYPLLLEKAGYFVGSWRKAWGPGDLKAGGYVNSQPAGKVYKEGFEEFLNAKPADQPFCFWLGASDPHRPYEAGTGAASGIDLKAIDVPGYYPDEEEIRSDLADYYFEVNRFDSDVQTAIELLKSRGELENTIVVVTGDHGMPFPRCKGNLYEMGTRVPLVIRYGDKLNKGSKVEDLVSLTDLAPTFLDFAGLEIPDEMTGHSLKEKLLSKTAAQEPLRDFIVYGRERHTPAQESPSMAGYPSRAIRTADYLYILNLFPDRWPAGVPEGATHPIGSFADCDDGPTKQFIIAHQAEYPEAYALSFGLRPKEELYAIKDDPMSMHNLADQSEYRSLMDSLSNELVSYLKAKDDPRFVPSDIDFDAMPYRSGYKLHDSK from the coding sequence ATGAAAACAAAATCAATTCTTGTAATGGCCGCACTGGCCTTCGCAGCCTTTTGCTGTAAACCCAAAGAAGAAGCCAAAAAGCCAAACATTTTATTCTGTATTGCCGACGATTGGGGATGGCCGCATGCATTGGATTATGGCGACTCTGTCGTTCAAACACCGGCCTTCAATCAACTGGCCAAAGAAGGTGTACTTTTCGACCAAGCTTTTATCTCGAGCCCCTCTTGCACGCCGAGCCGTGGTGCTGTATTGACCGGCCAAGATTTCTGGCGTTTGGGCGAAGGAGCCAACCTTTGGTCTTCTCTCGATTCTACATTGCCCGTATACCCATTACTTTTGGAAAAGGCGGGTTATTTTGTGGGTTCTTGGCGAAAAGCTTGGGGCCCGGGCGACCTTAAAGCAGGCGGCTATGTGAACAGCCAACCTGCCGGAAAAGTGTACAAAGAAGGTTTCGAAGAGTTTCTAAATGCCAAACCTGCCGATCAACCCTTTTGCTTCTGGCTTGGGGCTTCCGATCCGCATCGCCCGTATGAGGCTGGAACCGGTGCCGCATCGGGTATCGACCTCAAAGCCATTGATGTGCCTGGATACTATCCCGACGAGGAAGAAATCCGTAGTGATTTGGCCGATTATTACTTCGAAGTGAACCGATTCGACTCTGATGTACAGACTGCAATTGAACTGCTAAAAAGCCGTGGAGAACTGGAAAACACCATTGTGGTAGTCACTGGAGACCACGGGATGCCTTTCCCAAGATGCAAGGGCAATTTATACGAAATGGGTACACGTGTGCCTTTGGTTATACGCTACGGCGACAAGTTGAACAAGGGAAGTAAAGTGGAAGATCTGGTTTCGCTCACCGACCTTGCCCCTACCTTTTTGGATTTTGCCGGATTGGAAATTCCGGATGAGATGACAGGGCATTCTTTGAAAGAAAAATTGCTCAGCAAAACAGCCGCCCAAGAGCCGCTTCGCGATTTCATTGTCTACGGTAGAGAACGCCATACACCGGCCCAGGAATCGCCCTCAATGGCGGGTTATCCGAGTAGAGCCATTCGTACCGCAGATTATCTGTACATCCTCAACCTTTTCCCAGACCGTTGGCCCGCCGGCGTTCCTGAAGGAGCCACGCACCCTATAGGCAGCTTTGCCGATTGCGACGACGGCCCCACGAAACAATTTATAATAGCTCACCAAGCAGAATACCCCGAAGCCTATGCTCTTTCATTCGGCTTACGCCCCAAAGAAGAATTGTACGCAATCAAAGACGACCCCATGTCGATGCACAATTTGGCCGATCAGTCGGAATACCGTAGCCTAATGGACAGCCTTTCAAACGAATTGGTTTCGTATTTGAAAGCCAAGGATGATCCGAGATTTGTACCCAGCGATATTGATTTTGACGCAATGCCCTACCGATCGGGCTATAAATTGCACGACAGTAAATAA
- a CDS encoding Gfo/Idh/MocA family protein has protein sequence MNKIKVLVVGAGNMGASHAKAYHVLPEFEICGIVSRGESKVRLNEKLEANYPLFEDYTEALKITQPDAVCISTYPDTHEAYAIEALESSCDVFIEKPLADTVEGAERVAALAKEKGRKLVVGYILRVHPSWEKFVEVSRTMGKPLVMRMNLNQQSHGYMWNVHKNLMKSLSPIVDCAVHYIDIMCLMTQAKPIKVSAIGTRLTDEVPEWNYNYGQLQIHFDDGSIGWYEAGWGPMMSQTAFFVKDVIGPKGCVSIVAKNASAEGKSDDVDSHTKTESIRVHYADIDANNEFVKEDEWIEMKDEPDHDELCKREQLYFLRAIQENLDLTDHWNDAINSLKVAFACDKSVKTGEMVEIS, from the coding sequence ATGAATAAAATTAAAGTACTTGTTGTAGGGGCGGGAAACATGGGGGCTTCCCACGCCAAAGCATATCATGTTTTGCCCGAGTTTGAAATTTGTGGCATTGTTTCACGCGGTGAAAGCAAGGTGCGTTTGAACGAAAAATTGGAGGCCAATTATCCTTTGTTTGAAGATTACACCGAAGCCCTGAAAATCACGCAGCCCGATGCCGTATGCATCTCCACTTATCCGGATACGCACGAGGCTTATGCAATCGAGGCTTTGGAGTCATCTTGCGATGTATTCATTGAAAAACCTTTGGCCGATACCGTGGAGGGGGCCGAAAGAGTGGCTGCTTTGGCCAAAGAAAAGGGACGCAAACTTGTGGTCGGTTATATATTACGCGTTCACCCTTCATGGGAGAAATTTGTAGAGGTGAGCCGCACCATGGGCAAGCCCTTGGTGATGCGAATGAACCTCAATCAGCAAAGCCACGGCTACATGTGGAATGTACACAAAAACTTGATGAAAAGCCTCAGCCCAATTGTCGATTGTGCGGTGCACTACATCGATATTATGTGTTTGATGACGCAGGCGAAGCCGATCAAGGTGTCTGCGATTGGTACAAGACTGACGGATGAGGTGCCCGAATGGAATTACAATTATGGCCAATTGCAAATTCATTTCGACGACGGTTCTATCGGTTGGTACGAAGCGGGTTGGGGGCCGATGATGAGCCAAACAGCCTTTTTCGTAAAGGATGTGATTGGCCCGAAAGGTTGTGTGTCCATCGTGGCCAAAAACGCAAGTGCCGAGGGGAAATCGGATGATGTGGACTCGCACACCAAGACAGAATCGATTCGTGTACACTATGCCGACATCGACGCCAACAACGAGTTTGTGAAAGAAGACGAGTGGATTGAAATGAAAGATGAGCCGGATCACGACGAGCTTTGCAAAAGAGAACAATTGTATTTCTTGCGTGCCATTCAGGAAAATCTTGATTTGACAGACCACTGGAACGATGCCATCAACAGCTTGAAAGTGGCGTTTGCTTGTGACAAATCTGTGAAAACAGGTGAAATGGTTGAGATAAGCTGA
- a CDS encoding pyruvate dehydrogenase complex E1 component subunit beta: protein MREIQFRDAVKEAMSEEMRRDLNVYLMGEEVAEYNGAYKASQGMLDEFGPERVIDTPIAELGFAGIGVGSAVNGLRPIIEFMTFNFSLVAIDQIINSAAKVMAMSAGQYSCPIVFRGPTGNAGQLGAQHSSNFENWYANTPGLKVVVPSNPYDAKGLLKSSIRDNDPVIFMESEVMYADKGEVPEGEYLIPLGQANIVEKGSDVTIVSFGKMVPRVAIPTVEALKKEGINAELIDLRTVRPIDYATIVESVKKTNRCVVIEEANPVAALSSEIAYHLQRFAFDYLDAPVVRVNSMDIPLNYAPTVIEATLPNVERSVAAVKKVMYK, encoded by the coding sequence ATGAGAGAAATACAATTTCGTGATGCTGTTAAGGAAGCGATGTCTGAAGAAATGCGTCGTGACCTGAACGTATATTTAATGGGTGAAGAAGTAGCCGAATACAATGGGGCTTACAAAGCGAGCCAAGGTATGCTCGACGAATTCGGTCCCGAACGAGTAATTGATACGCCGATTGCCGAATTGGGCTTTGCGGGTATCGGTGTGGGGTCTGCCGTAAACGGACTACGCCCAATTATCGAGTTCATGACATTCAATTTCTCTTTGGTAGCTATTGATCAGATCATCAATTCGGCCGCTAAGGTTATGGCTATGTCGGCAGGGCAGTATTCTTGCCCAATTGTTTTCCGTGGACCAACCGGAAATGCAGGCCAATTGGGTGCTCAGCACTCGTCTAACTTTGAAAACTGGTATGCCAATACGCCCGGTTTGAAAGTGGTTGTGCCTTCTAATCCTTACGATGCCAAAGGGCTTTTGAAATCATCTATTCGCGACAACGACCCTGTGATTTTTATGGAGTCTGAGGTAATGTATGCCGATAAGGGCGAGGTGCCAGAAGGTGAATACTTGATTCCTTTGGGGCAAGCCAATATTGTGGAGAAAGGATCGGATGTGACCATCGTTTCTTTCGGGAAGATGGTGCCTAGAGTGGCCATTCCTACTGTTGAAGCATTGAAAAAAGAAGGGATTAATGCAGAATTGATCGATTTGCGTACCGTTCGTCCAATAGATTATGCTACAATTGTGGAATCTGTAAAGAAAACAAATCGCTGCGTGGTGATTGAAGAAGCGAATCCCGTGGCGGCACTTTCTTCCGAAATTGCTTACCATCTGCAACGTTTTGCTTTCGACTATCTGGATGCTCCTGTTGTACGTGTAAACAGCATGGATATTCCTTTGAATTATGCACCTACGGTTATAGAAGCAACTCTGCCAAATGTGGAAAGGTCGGTTGCTGCAGTGAAAAAGGTGATGTACAAATAA